The stretch of DNA TGTGCAGTTCCGAAATCTCAAGCCGCATACCGACACGCAACGCCGCATCAAGGTTCGACAGCGGTTCGTCAAACAGGAACGCCGCTGGCTCGCGTACAATCGCACGGCCGATGGCAACCCGCTGGCGCTGACCGCCAGAGAGTTGCCCCGGCTTCTGCTCGAGATAGTCGGCAAGGTTCAGAATCTTGGCGGCCCCTTCGACCTTCTTGTCGATCTCGGACTGGCTCATCTTGGCCATCCGCAAGGGGAAGGCGATGTTCTTGCGCACAGTCATATGCGGGTAAAGCGCGTAGGATTGGAACACCATGGCCAGTCCGCGCTTGGACGGTGGCACTTCGGTTGCGTCCTTGCTGTCAATCAGGATCTGGCCAGACGTCGTCTCTTCCAGCCCCGCGATCAGGCGCAAGAGCGTGGACTTCCCGCACCCGGACGGGCCGACGAAGACCGCAAACTCGCCATCCTCGATGGTCAGGTTCAGGGGCGGGATGACCTGTGCATCCCCAAAGCTCTTGGTCACGTTTTCAAGTACGATACGTCCCATTGTGTTTCCTTTTATGCGCGACCGCTTTGCTGCTTGAGCGCGGGCATTCCTATTTCACGGCACCGAAGGTCAGAC from Tateyamaria omphalii encodes:
- a CDS encoding ABC transporter ATP-binding protein; the protein is MGRIVLENVTKSFGDAQVIPPLNLTIEDGEFAVFVGPSGCGKSTLLRLIAGLEETTSGQILIDSKDATEVPPSKRGLAMVFQSYALYPHMTVRKNIAFPLRMAKMSQSEIDKKVEGAAKILNLADYLEQKPGQLSGGQRQRVAIGRAIVREPAAFLFDEPLSNLDAALRVGMRLEISELHNRLRTTMIYVTHDQVEAMTMADKIVVLRAGNIEQVGSPLDLYHTPRNIFVAGFIGSPKMNIISGPEAEKQGATSIGFRPEHTDVSKTEGMWKGRVGVAEHLGSDTFIHVHDTGLADMITVRINGDIAVTHGDDIYLTPQLDKLHRFDADGLRMA